Part of the Brassica oleracea var. oleracea cultivar TO1000 chromosome C8, BOL, whole genome shotgun sequence genome is shown below.
TGATCACACAATCCATACTTAAGGTTTTAAGAAATACATAATTAAGCAACATGATAGTTTATGGTTGTAGTAGAACCAGCCTTATGCTTTTCAAGTAGTTATTCAGTAGGTAGATAATGACAAACACCAGCAACCTTTTTTAACCATTAATCATTCGAGAAGGTGGAAGGTAATGATGTCAGAGGCAGATGGTGCATGAAGGGCATGGTTGGGGTAATGGTGATGCTGGTTCTGATGATAACGAAGAGCGTAAGCACGTGATCCTTCGATTTGATACCCAAGAACAGAATCGTAGTCGCCTCCATTGTCCACAAGTCCATAGTGAGGATCTTCTGCCCTTAGCTCCTATTTCATCAAAGAAATTATATTAAAAGCCATATATATTCCACATTCAACGTTGTTAACTCCAAGTGACATGACATGTTGAAGTCATTCACTAAGAGAAAACGTAAGAGGGACTCCATCTCCACACACGTACATGCATTATGCCTAAAACAAAAACAAAAAAGAGGGAAACAAGAGACATTATTACCAGCTCATGTATGAGATTCTTTTGTATGTCTTGTTGACTTTTGTTCTGCAATTGAGTAAACCAGAAGAGAAACTATGAAGAGACTGAAATGATTAAGACTCTTAACTGTCTAATCCACTTCACTTTCATTTAGCTTTTATGCCATCACTATAATATACTCTTGGCTTTTCCTTTTATCCATTACCTTAATTAGAAAATCTCCTTCCATGAATTTCGCTAACAAAAAATAGTAATATTTTAACAAAAGCTGATTATATTTTAAAATTTTCAAAATATTTGGAATCAATTAATCGTAGTTAATTGGATTGTGAAGTTCTCATGAGATTGTAAGACCATGATTAATGCAGATCTCTTAGGGATTGTCACTAAGCGAATATAAGAAACGTTTATTAACTTTTAACTAAAAAACTAAGTGACATCTTCTAAATAAGAAATATAAGAGACATTTTTTTTTTAGTTAAAAGTTAAAAGATTGTCTCTTATATTCGCCAAGAAACCCTCTCTAAAGACATGCATTAATCATGCCCTAAGAAATTCATGTTAGATAACAGTTTCCAAACACAAGAATACTACTTGATTAAAAAGATCTACTAATCTCGTTATCAAATATACGTTAAGATTTAAAGACTATAATTATAGAAAAATAGAATATAAAGTTATGTTCAAAAGTTGGATGGCGCAAACAGTGACATGGTTAGATGATAGTGCTATCAACAGTTTTAGCAAGAGCATAATATCACATCACACGAAAATATTGAGACAAATAGTATGATAAAAATGCAAAATGAGTGAAGATAGAAGAAGTTTTGACCTTTTTCTTGGTGGTTTCGATCTGATTCCCAAGGGATTTAAACTGCATGATTAGCATACATATGGATTAATAAAAATAACGGCTCACATGTAGCAATTTCAACAGTAACTAATACAACAAAAGTCTTCTAACATATGTAACTAAACTCAAAACAATTCGAAATGTGAAAACGGATGATAAGATTGTTAATTAAAACCCTAGATAAGGGCAAACATGATTATACCTTGCGCTCACGAACGAGTTTGAAAGTGTTTTCCATTTCTTCCTCAAGACTACGCAGCTCCTGAATATCAAGTTCGTCCAAACACTCACCTAGCCTCTGCCTACAATTAATAACAAAAATTTATAATTTTATAATTTTGATTTTTAAGTTTAAAGAGAGATGATGAGAGAAGAGAAATAAACAAATACTTAATCTGAGTCCGGAGCTTTCTATTTGTCTCCAACAGCTTCCTCTTGGTTTCTTGCATTCTCTACAACAACGAATAACCAAAATTCACCAAACCAACAAAAAAACACACATGTCAAGAACAAGAATCAAGATCTAAGAAGAAGAGAACCTCATAGTGAGCGCTCCAAACATCAACATCAGAAACGGTTTGGTACAGATCTATGATCTCCTTTGTTCTATATAACCAACAAAACCAAACGCAATAAGTCATTAACTAGAAGAAAAGTAAATCAATTAAAATTTAGTTTTATAGAGATTATGTACGTGGTGTTAGGGCTAATGAACTCATGAAGCTTGTTAGAGCTAGAGAACATGATAATAGAAACCCTAGCATCACATAAAACTGTAAGCTCGTGAGCTTTCTTGAACAAACCATTTCTTCTCTTAGAATACGTCACTTGTCGGTTGGTC
Proteins encoded:
- the LOC106309940 gene encoding floral homeotic protein APETALA 3 isoform X1, with the protein product MARGKIQIKRIENQTNRQVTYSKRRNGLFKKAHELTVLCDARVSIIMFSSSNKLHEFISPNTTTKEIIDLYQTVSDVDVWSAHYERMQETKRKLLETNRKLRTQIKQRLGECLDELDIQELRSLEEEMENTFKLVRERKFKSLGNQIETTKKKNKSQQDIQKNLIHELELRAEDPHYGLVDNGGDYDSVLGYQIEGSRAYALRYHQNQHHHYPNHALHAPSASDIITFHLLE
- the LOC106309940 gene encoding floral homeotic protein APETALA 3 isoform X2, with product MARGKIQIKRIENQTNRQVTYSKRRNGLFKKAHELTVLCDARVSIIMFSSSNKLHEFISPNTTTKEIIDLYQTVSDVDVWSAHYERMQETKRKLLETNRKLRTQIKQRLGECLDELDIQELRSLEEEMENTFKLVRERKFKSLGNQIETTKKKELRAEDPHYGLVDNGGDYDSVLGYQIEGSRAYALRYHQNQHHHYPNHALHAPSASDIITFHLLE